One window of Flavobacteriales bacterium genomic DNA carries:
- a CDS encoding SDR family NAD(P)-dependent oxidoreductase: MPSLTGAAKGIGRAITGQLVAEGHYVVAVEIDHVLQGEAHERIRQGQVTFIAVDIRQEEAV, encoded by the coding sequence TTGCCATCGCTCACCGGCGCCGCCAAGGGCATCGGGCGCGCCATCACCGGGCAGCTCGTGGCGGAGGGCCACTACGTGGTCGCCGTGGAGATCGACCACGTTTTGCAGGGCGAAGCACACGAACGGATTCGGCAAGGACAGGTCACCTTCATCGCCGTGGACATCCGGCAGGAGGAGGCCGTGTGA